Proteins encoded in a region of the candidate division KSB1 bacterium genome:
- a CDS encoding extracellular solute-binding protein: MANLLAKAAMRLRRVIRRTSLVLLCLSVGFACQKRPEATIVKLAHIYDPMGGASGKANTDWLYGVVADFERDHPGVKVELEQMKWDQIDTKCMADYRAKIAHDVVWSSPQLLAKHTAVGDLLDLTPYLGWSAEEIADFSWNPVWNVGEREGKRIAVSLGAHTRVVVYRRDLFQEVGLDPDCPPKTLEELVAFARLLTRDRDGDGTVDQWGLGMYFGPSRATIEIYFAPLVWHFGGVLWDEQSKKAVFADSAGVRAAQFLADLVHVHKVTPTWVASGAYDDVLLGGFFQGKFAMAWGWGSYWIQALEDKGWVSGVFPPTPEAQTTVVDIFETPTRTKAQFTNAWTVSIHTLSKNPELSAKLLHYLVRPETLLSFPDAGLPTRLSAWRRPEYQTRFYQVWFNAVQHGASMPYTAYYDELANTVAAALQEILVKHAPVAETLARFENEYNARYAGL; this comes from the coding sequence ATGGCAAACTTGCTGGCCAAGGCGGCAATGAGGTTGCGGCGGGTCATCCGGCGCACTTCTTTAGTGCTCCTCTGCCTCTCTGTTGGCTTTGCGTGCCAGAAGAGGCCGGAAGCCACCATCGTCAAACTGGCCCATATCTATGACCCGATGGGTGGTGCCTCCGGGAAAGCCAACACGGACTGGCTGTACGGCGTCGTGGCCGACTTTGAGCGGGACCATCCGGGGGTCAAAGTCGAGCTGGAGCAGATGAAGTGGGATCAAATCGACACCAAGTGCATGGCCGACTACAGGGCCAAGATCGCCCACGACGTGGTGTGGAGCTCCCCCCAGCTCTTGGCCAAGCATACAGCGGTTGGCGATTTGCTTGATTTGACCCCTTACTTGGGCTGGAGCGCAGAGGAGATCGCCGATTTTTCCTGGAACCCCGTGTGGAATGTGGGGGAGCGCGAGGGGAAGCGGATCGCCGTTTCCCTGGGTGCGCACACGCGCGTGGTGGTATACCGGCGGGATCTTTTCCAGGAAGTGGGACTTGACCCCGACTGCCCCCCCAAGACTCTGGAGGAGCTCGTGGCATTCGCGAGGCTGCTCACGCGCGACCGAGACGGAGACGGCACCGTGGACCAATGGGGCCTGGGGATGTACTTCGGCCCATCGCGTGCTACCATCGAGATCTACTTTGCGCCGTTGGTATGGCATTTTGGAGGTGTGCTCTGGGACGAACAGAGCAAGAAAGCCGTGTTCGCCGACAGTGCTGGCGTGCGTGCGGCTCAATTCCTTGCCGACTTAGTCCACGTCCACAAGGTCACCCCGACATGGGTGGCCAGCGGCGCTTACGACGACGTGCTCCTTGGCGGATTTTTTCAAGGGAAATTCGCTATGGCTTGGGGCTGGGGTAGCTACTGGATTCAGGCCTTGGAGGACAAGGGGTGGGTCAGCGGTGTATTTCCACCGACTCCGGAGGCACAGACGACGGTCGTGGACATCTTTGAGACCCCGACTCGCACCAAAGCTCAGTTCACCAACGCTTGGACAGTCTCCATTCACACGTTGTCCAAGAACCCTGAGCTGAGCGCAAAACTCTTGCACTACCTCGTGCGACCAGAGACGTTGCTCTCTTTCCCGGATGCAGGCCTCCCGACTCGCCTCTCGGCATGGCGGCGTCCCGAGTACCAGACCCGATTCTATCAAGTATGGTTCAATGCAGTCCAACACGGTGCCTCGATGCCGTACACGGCCTATTATGACGAACTGGCCAACACGGTAGCGGCGGCTTTGCAGGAGATATTGGTCAAACATGCCCCTGTTGCAGAGACACTGGCGCGCTTTGAAAAC
- a CDS encoding NAD-dependent malic enzyme codes for MLRYVRQRDPFTGEEYVAVPFKGHRLVEHPMYNKGTAFTNEEREALDLVGLLPELVATLELQCTRAYESFSAKPTNLEKYIYLISLQDRNETLFYRLLLDHLEEMLPIVYTPTVGEACLHFSHIFRRPRGLYVSANNVHKIDKVLANVPFANVSLIVVTDGERILGLGDQGAGGMGIPIGKSSLYVAAAGLHPAFCLPVLIDVGTNNEDALRDPLYIGLRQKRLTGEKYDYVIEQFVMGVRRTFPNALVQWEDFGKHNAFRLLERYRERICSFDDDIQGTGAVTVAALLAAMRIKNERLSDQRFVIMGQGQAGIGIARQIYTGLLEEGLSEAEARARIFGLDKDGLLVEGMEVSEEQRPWVKPRAAIANWELTDPNRIGLLDTVRNAKATVLIGVTGQAGVFDEAVLRQMAANCPVPVIMPLSNPTTKSECTAEFAFKMTEGRCLCATGSPFPPVQVNGGKRVVSQCNNLYVFPGMGLGALVSGTPKVTDQMFMAASRALADMLTPEQLRAGQMLPSIADIRQVSALVAWAVAKVARDSGLGMRTDDDHMLRIITAAMWEPKYLPYRYVRPEPVL; via the coding sequence ATGCTGAGGTATGTGAGACAAAGGGATCCCTTTACCGGCGAAGAGTACGTGGCGGTGCCGTTCAAAGGCCATCGGCTTGTTGAACACCCGATGTACAACAAGGGGACGGCCTTTACCAACGAAGAACGAGAGGCTTTGGACCTGGTGGGGCTACTCCCGGAGCTGGTAGCCACTCTTGAGCTGCAGTGCACACGTGCTTACGAGAGCTTTTCCGCCAAACCGACCAATTTGGAGAAGTACATCTATCTGATCTCCCTGCAGGACCGCAATGAGACGCTCTTCTACCGCCTACTGCTGGATCATCTTGAGGAGATGCTCCCCATCGTCTACACCCCCACGGTGGGCGAAGCTTGCCTGCATTTCAGCCATATCTTTCGCCGACCGCGCGGTTTGTACGTCTCGGCGAACAACGTGCACAAGATCGACAAGGTGTTGGCAAATGTCCCTTTTGCGAACGTGTCGTTGATAGTGGTCACCGATGGCGAGCGCATTCTCGGCTTGGGCGATCAAGGGGCGGGCGGTATGGGCATCCCCATCGGCAAGAGCAGCCTCTATGTGGCGGCTGCTGGTCTGCATCCGGCCTTCTGTCTGCCCGTGCTCATCGACGTGGGGACCAACAACGAAGATGCCTTGCGCGATCCGCTGTACATCGGCCTCAGGCAGAAGCGGCTCACCGGTGAAAAGTACGACTATGTCATCGAGCAGTTTGTGATGGGCGTGCGTCGGACCTTCCCCAATGCCCTGGTGCAGTGGGAAGACTTTGGCAAGCACAACGCGTTTCGGCTGCTGGAGCGTTATCGCGAGCGTATCTGCTCGTTTGACGATGACATTCAGGGTACGGGGGCAGTAACGGTGGCGGCCCTGCTTGCGGCGATGCGCATCAAGAACGAGCGCCTCAGCGACCAACGCTTTGTCATCATGGGGCAGGGTCAAGCGGGCATTGGCATCGCTCGGCAAATCTACACGGGTTTGCTTGAGGAGGGGCTGAGCGAGGCGGAGGCCAGGGCACGCATTTTCGGTCTGGACAAAGATGGCCTGCTGGTGGAGGGCATGGAGGTGAGCGAAGAGCAGAGGCCGTGGGTCAAGCCCCGGGCGGCCATTGCCAATTGGGAGCTGACTGACCCCAACCGTATTGGCCTCCTGGACACGGTACGCAATGCCAAGGCCACGGTGCTCATCGGGGTGACAGGGCAAGCGGGCGTCTTTGACGAGGCGGTGCTGCGCCAGATGGCCGCCAATTGCCCTGTGCCGGTGATCATGCCGCTTTCCAACCCCACGACCAAGTCGGAATGCACGGCGGAGTTTGCCTTCAAGATGACCGAAGGCAGGTGCTTATGTGCGACGGGGAGCCCGTTCCCACCGGTCCAAGTCAACGGCGGCAAGCGGGTGGTCTCGCAGTGCAACAACCTGTACGTGTTTCCAGGAATGGGACTGGGGGCCTTGGTGTCCGGGACGCCGAAGGTGACGGACCAAATGTTCATGGCTGCCTCCCGCGCGTTGGCAGACATGCTTACGCCGGAGCAGTTGCGAGCCGGGCAGATGCTACCGTCAATTGCCGACATCAGGCAGGTGTCAGCATTGGTGGCGTGGGCAGTGGCCAAGGTGGCGCGCGACTCAGGTTTGGGCATGCGCACCGACGATGACCACATGCTGCGCATCATCACCGCCGCCATGTGGGAACCGAAGTACCTGCCTTACCGGTACGTGCGACCGGAGCCGGTGCTCTGA
- a CDS encoding phosphomannomutase/phosphoglucomutase, with amino-acid sequence MVNEAIFREYDIRGVVAQDFDDATVEAVGRAIGTAMCERKISRISVGRDVRLTSEHLQEVLSSGLVSTGLEVIDIGVVPTPVQYFSIVHLNLGGGVMVTGSHNPIEYNGFKISVLEPEKGLISVYGKEIRQLAAIISQGAFARGKGRVIRQDVLPAYVRTLKDKLRFTRRLKVVVDAGNGTAGPIAVQLWEDLGMEVVPLYCEPDGRFPHHLPDPTVPKYVVDLQKTVLAQGADLGIGYDGDADRIGAIDEQGQIVFADRLLALFSKDVLSKRPGAPIVFDVKCSQALEEFILRHGGKPEMWKTGHSLLKARMKELHAPLAGEMSGHMFFADDYFGYDDALYASGRLMQLVANDGRPLSHIAAEIPHFFATPEIRVHCADKAKFQVVSQLVQRFKASYEVIDIDGARVKFGDGWGLVRASNTQPVLVLRFEARTPERLQEIIEVFKSALRDYPEVEFSDQDFAF; translated from the coding sequence ATGGTGAACGAAGCAATTTTTCGCGAGTACGACATTCGCGGTGTAGTGGCACAGGACTTCGATGATGCCACTGTCGAGGCCGTGGGCAGGGCAATCGGCACAGCAATGTGCGAGCGCAAAATAAGCCGGATCTCTGTGGGGCGAGACGTGCGGCTCACCTCTGAGCATCTGCAGGAGGTGCTCAGCTCCGGTCTCGTTTCTACAGGCCTGGAGGTGATCGATATCGGCGTAGTGCCCACGCCTGTCCAGTATTTCAGCATTGTTCACCTCAATTTGGGCGGTGGCGTCATGGTCACCGGAAGCCACAACCCCATCGAGTACAACGGCTTCAAGATCTCGGTCTTGGAGCCGGAGAAGGGGCTGATTTCCGTCTATGGCAAGGAGATACGGCAGCTGGCCGCGATCATTTCCCAGGGCGCATTTGCCCGGGGTAAAGGGCGGGTGATCCGGCAGGACGTGTTGCCGGCCTACGTGCGCACACTGAAAGATAAGCTTCGTTTCACGCGTCGACTCAAGGTGGTGGTCGATGCAGGCAACGGCACTGCTGGCCCCATTGCCGTGCAGCTGTGGGAGGACCTGGGCATGGAGGTGGTGCCACTTTACTGCGAGCCAGACGGGCGTTTCCCTCACCACCTGCCCGATCCCACGGTGCCAAAGTACGTGGTGGACCTGCAGAAGACTGTGCTGGCGCAAGGGGCTGACCTGGGCATCGGATACGACGGCGATGCGGACCGCATCGGCGCAATCGACGAGCAGGGGCAGATTGTGTTTGCCGATCGGCTGCTGGCCCTGTTCAGCAAGGATGTGCTGAGCAAGAGGCCGGGGGCGCCCATCGTCTTTGATGTCAAGTGCTCTCAGGCGTTGGAGGAGTTCATCCTGCGCCACGGGGGCAAGCCAGAGATGTGGAAGACTGGACACTCCCTCCTTAAGGCGCGCATGAAGGAGCTACACGCCCCGCTGGCCGGGGAAATGTCCGGGCACATGTTCTTTGCCGACGACTACTTCGGCTACGATGATGCGCTTTATGCCTCAGGACGGCTCATGCAATTGGTGGCCAACGATGGCCGGCCCTTGTCGCACATCGCGGCCGAAATCCCGCACTTTTTTGCAACACCGGAGATTCGGGTCCACTGCGCCGATAAGGCCAAATTCCAGGTGGTCAGCCAACTCGTTCAGCGGTTCAAAGCTTCCTACGAGGTTATCGATATCGACGGGGCGCGGGTCAAGTTTGGCGATGGTTGGGGCTTGGTGCGCGCCTCCAATACCCAGCCGGTGCTAGTGCTGCGCTTCGAGGCCCGCACCCCGGAGCGGCTGCAGGAAATCATCGAAGTGTTCAAGAGTGCATTGCGGGACTATCCAGAAGTGGAGTTCAGCGACCAGGACTTTGCATTTTAG
- the prmC gene encoding peptide chain release factor N(5)-glutamine methyltransferase: MTSSSNSCAWLTGRRSSRQSSPPKSETPTAASLLRQAREALRAGGIDSPELTAERLLAHVLKCSRAELYATLQRPLTVQQRRAFQRLLARRLQREPLQYVLGEVDFMGLALQVAPGVLIPRPETEILVEKAVEFCTKQFAEVESLQCLDVGTGSGNIALSLAAFLPRAQVVGVDCSAEALRMAEANLTRLGLAGRVRLIEADVRAADFVQTSGGAFHLVTANLPYVPSNALPTLQPEVRDYEPWLALDGGADGLELYRALVPKLPGLLDERGAFFAEVGEGQGAAISELLRVAGFSDIQVFADLAGKERVVSARK; encoded by the coding sequence TTGACGAGCTCATCGAACAGCTGCGCCTGGCTGACCGGACGGAGAAGCTCAAGGCAGAGTTCCCCGCCGAAAAGTGAGACCCCCACGGCGGCTTCCCTGCTGCGGCAAGCGAGGGAGGCACTCCGGGCCGGGGGTATCGACAGCCCTGAGCTGACCGCAGAGCGATTGCTTGCCCACGTGCTGAAGTGCTCCAGAGCGGAGCTTTACGCCACGCTGCAAAGGCCGCTCACCGTCCAACAACGGCGGGCCTTCCAGCGCTTGCTGGCGCGCCGACTGCAGCGCGAGCCCCTCCAGTACGTGCTGGGCGAAGTAGACTTCATGGGCCTGGCCCTTCAGGTTGCCCCTGGGGTGCTGATACCGCGGCCAGAGACCGAAATATTGGTGGAGAAGGCTGTCGAGTTCTGCACCAAGCAGTTTGCAGAGGTAGAGAGTCTGCAATGCCTGGACGTGGGGACCGGCTCAGGGAACATCGCTCTTTCGCTTGCTGCCTTTCTCCCAAGAGCGCAAGTCGTGGGGGTTGACTGCAGCGCCGAAGCCCTGCGCATGGCCGAAGCCAACCTGACGCGGCTGGGTTTGGCAGGAAGGGTGCGGCTGATCGAGGCAGATGTCCGCGCGGCGGACTTTGTGCAAACCAGCGGCGGGGCCTTCCACTTGGTGACAGCTAACCTTCCTTACGTCCCCTCGAACGCGCTACCGACCCTTCAACCCGAAGTGAGAGACTACGAGCCCTGGCTGGCACTCGATGGCGGTGCAGATGGACTGGAGCTATACCGTGCCCTCGTGCCTAAACTCCCCGGGCTCTTGGATGAGAGGGGCGCGTTCTTTGCCGAAGTCGGGGAGGGTCAGGGCGCGGCGATCTCGGAGCTCCTGCGTGTGGCTGGCTTCTCCGACATTCAGGTGTTTGCTGACCTGGCAGGCAAGGAACGAGTTGTCTCTGCACGGAAATGA
- the prfA gene encoding peptide chain release factor 1, with product MLDKLQKIEQRYEQVMHQLADPATLEDRERYRQLAKEERYLGPIVQKAAEYRSVLGRLEEDRRVLAESNDEELRALAKSELDELTEKQERLEEEIKTLLLPPDEQDSRNAIVEIRAGTGGEEAGLFVGDLYRMYSRYIEDKGWKKEVLSSHPQGIGGFKEIIFLVTGPDAYGTLKYESGVHRVQRVPVTEASGRIHTSAASVAVLPEAEEIDIQIDPADLRIDVFRSSGPGGQSVNTTDSAVRVTHLPTGLVVTCQDEKSQHKNKAKALKVLRARLYERKLQEEREKIAASRRSMVGSGDRSAKIRTFNFPQNRVTDHRIGLTLYRLNEILQGDLDELIEQLRLADRTEKLKAEFPAEK from the coding sequence ATGCTCGATAAGCTGCAAAAGATAGAACAGCGCTACGAGCAGGTGATGCACCAGTTGGCCGATCCGGCCACGTTGGAGGACCGGGAGCGGTATCGGCAGCTGGCAAAGGAGGAGCGCTATCTGGGCCCGATCGTGCAAAAGGCTGCGGAGTATCGTTCGGTCCTGGGGCGTCTTGAAGAGGATCGGCGGGTGCTGGCCGAGAGCAATGACGAAGAGTTGCGCGCCTTGGCCAAGTCCGAACTGGATGAGCTCACGGAGAAACAGGAGCGGCTCGAAGAAGAAATCAAGACGCTGCTTCTGCCGCCGGATGAGCAGGACTCGCGCAATGCCATTGTGGAGATCCGTGCCGGCACCGGCGGAGAGGAGGCAGGCCTGTTTGTCGGCGACCTATACCGCATGTATAGCCGGTACATCGAAGACAAAGGGTGGAAGAAGGAGGTGTTGAGCAGCCACCCGCAAGGCATCGGGGGATTCAAAGAGATCATCTTCTTGGTCACTGGACCGGATGCCTACGGCACCCTTAAGTACGAGTCCGGAGTGCATCGAGTGCAGCGGGTACCGGTGACCGAGGCCAGCGGCCGGATTCATACCTCTGCAGCTTCGGTGGCGGTACTGCCCGAGGCCGAGGAGATCGACATCCAGATCGATCCTGCCGACTTGCGCATCGATGTGTTTCGCTCTTCGGGCCCGGGCGGGCAAAGTGTGAACACCACCGACTCGGCGGTGCGCGTCACCCATCTGCCCACTGGTCTGGTGGTCACCTGCCAGGACGAAAAGTCGCAGCACAAGAACAAGGCCAAGGCGTTAAAGGTGCTGCGCGCACGGCTTTACGAGAGGAAGCTTCAGGAGGAGCGGGAGAAGATTGCTGCCAGCAGACGCTCCATGGTCGGCTCCGGCGACCGGAGCGCCAAGATCAGGACCTTCAATTTTCCGCAGAACCGGGTCACCGATCACCGCATCGGTCTGACTCTCTATCGCCTCAACGAAATCTTGCAGGGCGACCTTGACGAGCTCATCGAACAGCTGCGCCTGGCTGACCGGACGGAGAAGCTCAAGGCAGAGTTCCCCGCCGAAAAGTGA
- a CDS encoding DUF1385 domain-containing protein, producing MRQGVFRFFSLMKTPKEDTSRAAVGGQAVIEGVMMRSPEAVVVAVRRPDGAIVYRRRSFRSLSASSKLWGAAVLRGAVVLVESLVLGMEALSFSSRVVMEDETSATRNGPQALWSRLLTIFTVVAALAVGIGLFFYLPLLVAHVTGVRSGLAFNLIDGAVRLLLFVGYLVAVGQWKEIRRVFEYHGAEHMSIHAYEAGGALSIEEAARHSPSHPRCGTSFLLVVAMVSVIVFVVLPRPHTPLDPLVALRLLLVPLVAGLSYEVLKLAARWPDNPLLRPLVAAGTWLQRLTTRIPDPGQLEVALVALKSALGHDVSALAQDYEELMHKTEGILSARVEA from the coding sequence ATGCGCCAGGGCGTATTCCGTTTTTTTTCGCTCATGAAAACGCCAAAAGAAGACACATCCCGCGCAGCAGTGGGCGGGCAGGCCGTCATCGAGGGGGTGATGATGCGCTCGCCGGAGGCGGTGGTGGTAGCAGTGCGCAGGCCTGATGGCGCTATCGTCTATCGCCGGCGCTCGTTCCGATCGCTTAGTGCGTCCAGCAAGCTGTGGGGAGCCGCTGTACTCCGCGGCGCGGTAGTGCTGGTGGAGTCCCTGGTGCTGGGGATGGAGGCGCTCAGCTTCTCAAGCCGGGTTGTCATGGAGGACGAAACAAGCGCAACCCGCAACGGGCCCCAGGCCTTATGGTCGCGCCTGCTAACTATCTTTACCGTTGTGGCTGCGTTGGCAGTGGGTATCGGGCTCTTTTTCTACCTTCCACTCTTGGTTGCGCATGTGACCGGGGTACGGTCCGGGCTGGCGTTCAACCTTATCGACGGAGCGGTGCGTCTGCTTCTGTTTGTGGGCTACCTGGTGGCGGTGGGGCAATGGAAGGAGATTCGCCGCGTGTTTGAGTACCACGGCGCCGAGCACATGAGCATCCACGCCTACGAGGCAGGAGGTGCTCTCTCCATCGAGGAGGCAGCTCGTCACAGCCCGAGCCACCCGCGCTGCGGCACAAGCTTCCTGCTGGTGGTGGCGATGGTGAGCGTGATCGTCTTCGTCGTGCTGCCGAGGCCGCACACCCCTTTGGACCCGCTGGTGGCGCTGCGTCTGCTTCTGGTGCCGCTTGTCGCGGGACTCTCGTACGAGGTGCTGAAGTTGGCCGCCCGCTGGCCCGATAATCCGTTATTGCGCCCTCTGGTTGCCGCCGGCACCTGGCTGCAGCGTCTGACCACACGCATACCGGACCCGGGACAATTGGAGGTGGCGCTGGTCGCGCTCAAAAGCGCCCTGGGACATGACGTATCCGCCTTGGCGCAAGATTATGAAGAACTCATGCACAAGACAGAAGGGATCCTTTCAGCTCGCGTTGAAGCTTGA
- the rpmE gene encoding 50S ribosomal protein L31 — translation MKKDIHPEYKISTVRCACGNSWQVRSTLGDMKLEICSNCHPFFTGKQKLVDSAGRVEKFMKKYGRGKGAEAKDS, via the coding sequence TTGAAGAAGGACATCCATCCTGAGTACAAGATAAGCACAGTCCGCTGCGCTTGCGGCAATTCGTGGCAGGTGCGCTCCACATTGGGTGACATGAAGTTGGAGATTTGCTCAAACTGCCACCCGTTCTTTACCGGCAAGCAGAAACTCGTGGACTCCGCCGGTCGCGTGGAAAAGTTCATGAAGAAATACGGTCGGGGAAAGGGAGCAGAGGCGAAGGATTCATAG
- a CDS encoding efflux RND transporter permease subunit, translating into MNLPELGVRRPVTTIAVFVVILILGLVSLSQLGIDLMPDITLPAISITTTYPGAGPEDVETRVTRVIEDAVSTVPNVDKVTSTSQENISATVVYFKWGTNIDAAAMDVRDKLGFYAPFLPEDATDPLIFKFDASLMPILFLGISAEESFPDLLKLVDDRVCDPIRRVPGVGSATAFGGLERQINVKVDAAALQARGLSIDMVTRMLQASNVNLPAGSLKMGTKEYIVRLPGEFRSVQEIGDVAIGNVRGVPIYLRDVATIEDGYAEPTRISRMDGKRSVMVIVQKQSGANTVEVTNNVWKKIEEIRPTLPKDVVVRSVYDGSTFIKQSIAGLAMTVVWASVLVVLVVLLFLRNVRASVIIAFIIPFSLVAAFILLRAANYTINIMSLSSLAIAIGMVVDNAIVIFENIYRHRTELEEAPEEGAVFGAREVAMAVTASTLTTIVIFVPLLFVQGIAGILFRQLGYVLMFVLAASLFTSLYLTPMLSAKLLRIRNGNGEEKGSFSARFYARSERAFRVVEESYRRLLGWALRHKLVVILTGLAVFAISLGMLRFVNTEFFPQTDESQLRGFIELPVGTNLETTDGVMRQVEEIIAREVPERDVIIARCGTSRFGMGASMGQQEGSNIIYVQGTLVPRARRSASDREIGQRLSKALQNIPGVKTVDFTPTDPFLAMFGGGKPIEVEVYGYDLEKTERVARQIQDIMAGIKGTTDVVVSREEGKPEYWVVVDRAKAAALGLSVAQIGMALRTSFYGSDVVKYREAGDEYSIFVQLREADRKSPDDIENVSIMGPTGTLIPLKSLARIEKRVAPVKIDRKNQQRLITVGCGVVGRSSGAVGRDLRRALATLPLPADIEVKITGAVEQQASSFKQLLFAMALGILLVYLVMAAQFESLIDPLVIMFSVPFAVVGVIWALLITGTTLSVNAFIGMIMLVGIVVNNAIVLVDYTNLLRARGLSVGEAVQTAGKRRLRPVLMTTLTTIFGLLPMALSRSEGSETWVPLAVAVIGGLLVSTVITLVFVPTLYSVAEARIKRARAMQR; encoded by the coding sequence ATGAACCTTCCGGAACTGGGCGTACGCAGACCTGTTACCACGATCGCGGTCTTTGTCGTCATTCTAATCTTGGGGCTCGTCAGCCTTTCCCAGCTCGGCATTGACCTGATGCCGGACATCACGCTGCCGGCAATCTCCATCACCACCACCTATCCCGGCGCGGGCCCGGAGGATGTGGAAACCCGCGTGACGCGGGTCATCGAGGACGCGGTCAGCACCGTGCCCAACGTGGATAAAGTGACGTCGACCAGCCAGGAGAACATTTCGGCAACGGTCGTCTACTTCAAGTGGGGTACGAACATCGATGCGGCGGCGATGGACGTGCGCGACAAGCTGGGCTTTTACGCCCCGTTCTTGCCGGAAGACGCAACTGACCCGCTCATTTTCAAGTTCGACGCCTCGCTCATGCCCATCCTCTTCTTGGGCATCAGCGCGGAGGAGAGTTTTCCTGACCTGCTCAAGCTCGTTGATGATCGGGTATGTGATCCGATACGCCGCGTGCCAGGGGTAGGCTCGGCCACCGCGTTCGGTGGGCTGGAGCGGCAGATCAACGTTAAGGTGGATGCCGCGGCGCTCCAGGCACGGGGTCTTTCCATCGACATGGTGACGCGCATGCTGCAGGCGTCCAACGTGAATCTTCCGGCGGGCTCCTTGAAGATGGGGACCAAGGAGTACATTGTTCGCCTGCCGGGGGAGTTCAGGAGCGTGCAAGAGATTGGCGACGTGGCCATTGGCAACGTGCGGGGCGTGCCCATCTACTTGCGCGACGTGGCGACTATTGAAGACGGCTACGCCGAGCCCACGCGCATCAGCCGCATGGATGGCAAGCGCAGCGTCATGGTCATCGTGCAGAAGCAGTCCGGCGCCAACACGGTGGAAGTGACCAACAATGTGTGGAAAAAGATAGAGGAAATCCGGCCTACGCTGCCCAAAGATGTGGTGGTGAGGAGCGTGTACGACGGCTCCACCTTCATCAAGCAGTCCATTGCTGGCCTGGCCATGACCGTCGTGTGGGCCTCCGTTCTGGTGGTGTTGGTGGTGTTGCTCTTTCTCCGGAACGTGCGCGCTAGTGTGATCATCGCCTTTATCATTCCATTTTCGTTAGTGGCGGCCTTCATCCTCTTGCGCGCGGCTAACTACACGATCAACATCATGTCGCTGTCGAGTTTAGCCATCGCCATCGGCATGGTAGTCGACAATGCGATTGTGATCTTTGAGAACATCTATCGGCACCGGACGGAGTTGGAGGAGGCGCCCGAAGAGGGGGCCGTATTCGGCGCGCGCGAGGTGGCCATGGCGGTCACGGCTTCCACGCTCACTACCATCGTCATCTTTGTTCCGTTGCTCTTCGTGCAAGGGATAGCGGGGATACTGTTTAGGCAGCTCGGGTATGTGCTCATGTTTGTGCTTGCTGCCTCCTTGTTTACTTCGCTCTATTTGACGCCGATGCTTTCGGCAAAGCTCCTCCGCATACGCAACGGCAACGGTGAGGAGAAAGGCTCGTTTTCCGCAAGGTTCTATGCGCGGAGCGAGAGAGCGTTTCGCGTTGTTGAGGAATCCTATCGCCGGCTCCTCGGCTGGGCCCTGCGGCACAAGCTGGTGGTCATACTCACGGGCTTGGCTGTATTTGCGATCAGCCTCGGAATGCTGCGTTTTGTCAACACGGAGTTTTTCCCGCAGACGGACGAGTCGCAGCTGCGGGGTTTTATCGAGCTGCCCGTGGGGACCAACTTGGAGACCACCGATGGGGTAATGCGGCAGGTGGAAGAGATCATTGCCAGGGAGGTGCCCGAGCGAGATGTCATCATCGCGCGTTGCGGTACCAGTCGCTTTGGCATGGGCGCGAGCATGGGCCAGCAGGAGGGGAGCAACATCATCTACGTGCAGGGGACCCTGGTGCCCAGGGCACGGCGATCCGCCAGCGATCGTGAGATCGGCCAACGCCTCAGTAAGGCCCTGCAAAATATTCCCGGCGTCAAGACGGTAGATTTTACCCCCACAGACCCATTCTTGGCTATGTTTGGTGGGGGCAAGCCCATTGAGGTGGAGGTGTACGGTTACGACCTGGAGAAGACCGAGCGAGTAGCGCGGCAGATCCAGGATATCATGGCCGGCATCAAGGGTACCACCGATGTGGTTGTCTCACGGGAAGAGGGTAAGCCGGAGTACTGGGTGGTGGTAGACCGCGCCAAGGCTGCTGCACTCGGGCTATCCGTGGCCCAGATTGGTATGGCGCTCCGCACGAGCTTCTACGGCAGCGACGTAGTGAAATACCGCGAGGCAGGAGACGAGTATTCAATCTTTGTGCAGCTGCGTGAGGCTGACCGGAAAAGCCCTGATGACATCGAGAATGTGTCGATTATGGGGCCGACAGGAACCTTGATTCCGCTGAAGAGCCTGGCGCGTATTGAGAAGCGGGTAGCCCCGGTAAAGATCGACCGCAAGAACCAGCAACGCCTCATCACCGTGGGGTGCGGTGTAGTGGGCAGGTCAAGCGGTGCGGTGGGCAGGGACTTGCGCAGAGCGTTGGCCACGCTTCCCCTGCCCGCGGACATTGAAGTGAAGATCACTGGCGCGGTGGAGCAGCAGGCAAGTTCCTTCAAGCAATTGCTCTTCGCCATGGCCCTCGGCATCCTGCTGGTGTACCTGGTGATGGCCGCTCAGTTTGAGTCGCTCATCGACCCGCTGGTGATCATGTTCTCGGTCCCCTTCGCAGTGGTAGGGGTCATCTGGGCGCTGCTTATCACCGGCACCACCCTCAGCGTGAACGCGTTCATCGGCATGATCATGTTAGTGGGCATCGTGGTGAATAACGCCATCGTGTTAGTGGACTACACGAACCTGCTAAGGGCCCGAGGGTTGTCTGTGGGCGAGGCGGTGCAAACCGCCGGCAAGCGTCGCTTGCGTCCGGTGTTGATGACCACGTTGACCACCATCTTCGGCCTCTTGCCCATGGCCCTTAGCCGTTCTGAAGGCTCGGAGACCTGGGTGCCGTTGGCAGTGGCGGTGATCGGAGGCCTCTTGGTGTCCACGGTCATCACCTTGGTTTTCGTGCCGACCCTTTACTCTGTCGCCGAGGCGCGCATCAAGCGCGCACGAGCCATGCAAAGATAA